From one Gossypium hirsutum isolate 1008001.06 chromosome D08, Gossypium_hirsutum_v2.1, whole genome shotgun sequence genomic stretch:
- the LOC107933785 gene encoding uncharacterized protein: protein MHKLPIRAKHAQISPMKQASFHLMHLSKLFLLASVPFLVSKTFSPFLSSTQPLGFLALGAPPPQPQRLVVDDEGETPPAAWSRPTPVAVADSGLEAWPCVWRRGRRGDHARHAALGFGGGNFLPKMLMLFGLEFVNELLILGLLFGLSCWYGPGQILGFTQCTNNLIFFE, encoded by the exons atgcataaattacccattagggcaaagCATGCACAGATCTCCCCCATGAAACAGGCGTCGTTTCACTTGATGCATTTGAGCAAACTTTTCCTTCTAGCCTCCGTCCCTTTCTTAGTTTCAAAAAccttttccccttttctttcaaGCACCCAACCCTTGGGTTTCTTAGCACTTGGAGCGCCACCGCCACAGCCACAAAGACTGGTGGTCGACGATGAAGGAGAAACCCCACCGGCGGCGTGGTCACGGCCAACTCCG GTGGCCGTGGCCGACAGTGGTTTGGAGGCGTGGCCGTGCGTTTGGAGGCGTGGCAGACGAGGAGACCACGCGAGGCATGCGGCGCTAGGGTTTGGGGGAGGCAACTTTCTGCCGAAAATGTTAATGTTGTTTGGGCTTGAGTTTGTAAATGAACTgttaattttgggtttattatttgggttatcttgttggtatgggcccgggcagattttgggctttacacAATGCACCAACAATCTCATATTTTTCGAATAA
- the LOC107933754 gene encoding transcription factor bHLH149 produces the protein MKGINVIKACRLLIPVNRFYLFIYLVQKWFLFIIIRISHQTKKISIGSSFFLSFHSLFCNYFASLIPNLEPSPVFKRRKTEVDPVSVHPIQPNQTMKRWRTKREHQIYSSKLFQALCRSRRTSSSTSAKELHQTADRVLSITAKGTTRWSRAILAAPLTAGTNMKKHKKAKVTVHTRLRKPVVNREKKKLPVVERKLKALRRLVPGCRKLSCNNLLEETSDYIAALEMQVRAMTAITEFLARGEAQAPTDRLGSIGNM, from the coding sequence ATGAAAGGAATAAATGTGATTAAGGCATGCCGCTTGTTGATTCCCGTGAAtcgcttttatttatttatttatttagtacaaaaatggtttttatttataattataagaaTCAGCCACCAAACCAAGAAAATTAGTATTGgaagttctttctttctttccttccattCCCTTTTCTGCAATTACTTTGCTTCTTTGATACCAAACCTCGAACCAAGCCCTGTGTTTAAACGGAGGAAAACGGAAGTAGACCCAGTTTCTGTCCATCCTATCCAACCCAACCAAACAATGAAGCGATGGAGAACGAAACGAGAGCATCAGATCTACTCCTCCAAGCTCTTCCAAGCTCTCTGTCGTTCTCGTCGGACCTCCTCTTCCACTTCCGCCAAGGAACTCCATCAAACGGCCGACAGAGTTCTTTCCATAACAGCCAAGGGAACCACGCGTTGGAGCAGAGCGATTCTCGCCGCTCCACTCACTGCTGGTACCAATATGAAGAAACATAAGAAAGCCAAGGTCACCGTCCATACAAGGTTGAGGAAGCCGGTGGTTAACAGAGAGAAGAAAAAACTGCCGGTCGTTGAGAGGAAGTTGAAGGCTTTGAGACGTCTTGTCCCAGGTTGCCGGAAACTATCTTGCAACAACCTTCTAGAAGAAACGAGCGATTACATAGCGGCTTTAGAGATGCAAGTTCGAGCCATGACGGCTATCACCGAGTTTCTTGCCCGCGGTGAGGCTCAGGCGCCAACTGATCGGCTCGGTTCTATTGGCAACATGTGA